In Electrophorus electricus isolate fEleEle1 chromosome 14, fEleEle1.pri, whole genome shotgun sequence, a single window of DNA contains:
- the abcc3 gene encoding canalicular multispecific organic anion transporter 2 isoform X1 — translation MEQLCGPELPFWEPNLTLHAEIPDLPQCFQLTVLAWTPCVYLWLVSPLYLFYLKRNSKGYIMMSVLNRVKTIFGLILWLVCWTDLFASFHEMQQGHVRPPVYFVTPLILGMTMLLATFLIQFERLRGVQSSGVLFIFWVLSVLCAIVPFRSKIIYAGREEGVSDKLRFTTFYAYFSVTVAELILSCFNEKPPLFSNVATDPVNNPCPESTAGFLSKLTFWWFTSMAIKGYRSPLESKDLWSLNKQDTSELVVPNLLGEWEGEKVKAQSVEPEMKGQAMYSKPAVESNHVGTSPEEVEVLLAGGKGVRQPSFLRALLKAFGPYFLIGSAFKLLQDLITFINPQLLRMLIEFTKETGMPSWWGFSLAFMMFGCAVLQTLILHQHFQYCFVTGMRLRSAIIGAIYRKSLVITNEAKRSSTVGEVVNLMSVDAQRFMDLTTFLNMLWSAPLQIILALYFLWQTLGPSVLAGVAVMVLLIPFNAVIAMKTKAYQVEQMQHKDMRIKLMNEILNGIKVLKLYAWEVSFREKVLQVRQKELAVLRKAAYLGSLSIMAWTSAPFLVALTTFAVYVSVDENNVLDAEKAFVSLSLFNILRFPLNMLPQVITSLVQANVSLKRIQTFLTHDELDPGNVDRKPVASDFAVTVVNGKFSWAKKDRPALHNINAMVPQGSLLAVVGHVGCGKSSLVSALLGEMENLEGEISVRGSVAYVPQQAWIQNATLRDNILFGKPYVEQKYRCVLNACALTPDLDVLPGGDQTEIGEKGINLSGGQRQRVSLARALYSEADIYLLDDPLSAVDAHVAKHIFDNVIGPEGALRGKTRILVTHGISFLPQVDNILVLVEGTVSEMGSYQDLLKQNGAFAEFLRNYSLEDIIEDDDVMEVLLDEEESFPDDALSNHTDMVDNEPAVNEARRQFMRQISVMSNDAENPKAMSVRRRRCSERRHGELVQEKKKVQVEKLIQAETAETGRVKFSVYWDYAKAVGPLLSLFICFLYAGQSAAAIGANIWLSQWTNDADDSARQENVHMRVGVYAALGISQGALILANSLLCRAYSMLKAAHATHLNMLHAILRAPQAFFEATPSGRVLNRFSKDVDTIDSLIPDNIDIWMRTFWYTVNVLLICSALTPMFLLVIVPLMTFYWWVQRFYVATSRQLKRLESVSRSPIYSHFSETITGTSVIRAYGRNGDFVLMSDMKVDENQKSYYPGIVSNRWLGVRIEFIGNCVVLFAGLFAVLGKEKLSPGLVGLSVSYALQVTMSLNWMVRMTSDLESNIVAVERVKEYSETPSEAPWEVENKKPPNEWPPEGNVEFADYSVRYREGLELVLRNISLKVKGGEKIGIVGRTGAGKSSMTLCLFRLLEAASGEIIIDGVKIAEIGLHDLRSKLTIIPQEPVLFSGTLRMNLDPFEKYSDDDIWNVLKLSHLHKFVSNQPAKLDLECSEGGENLSVGQRQLVCLARALLRKSRILILDEATAAIDLETDDLIQSTIRTQFEDCTVFTIAHRLNTIMDYTRVLVLDKGQIAEFDTPTNLIAQKGIFYGMVKDAGLA, via the exons CTGCTGGCCACCTTCCTTATCCAGTTTGAGAGGCTGAGAGGGGTGCAGTCCTCCGGAGTGCTTTTCATATTTTGggtgctctctgtgctgtgtgccaTAGTGCCTTTCCGCTCCAAGATCATCTACGCCGGACGGGAG GAGGGAGTCTCAGACAAGCTGCGCTTCACAACCTTCTACGCGTATTTTTCCGTCACAGTTGCAGAGCTCATCCTGTCCTGCTTCAATGAGAAACCCCCTCTCTTCTCCAATGTGGCCACAGATCCTGTGAAT AATCCTTGTCCAGAATCAACTGCTGGCTTCCTCTCAAAACTGACCTTTTGGTGGTTTACAAG CATGGCAATAAAAGGTTACAGGTCTCCGTTGGAGTCCAAAGACCTATGGTCCTTAAACAAACAGGATACCTCGGAGCTGGTGGTTCCGAATCTCCTCggggagtgggagggagagaaggttAAAGCACAGAG CGTGGAGCCAGAAATGAAAGGCCAGGCCATGTACTCCAAACCCGCGGTGGAGAGCAACCACGTGGGGACGAGTCccgaggaggtggaggtgctgcTGGCCGGGGGGAAGGGGGTGCGGCAGCCCTCGTTCCTGCGCGCCCTGCTGAAGGCCTTCGGCCCCTATTTCCTCATCGGCTCGGCCTTCAAGCTTCTGCAGGACCTCATCACCTTCATCAACCCACAGCTGCTGAG GATGCTGATCGAGTTCACCAAGGAGACGGGAATGCCGTCATGGTGGGGCTTCTCTCTGGCCTTCATGATGTTCGGCTGTGCCGTGCTCCAGACGCTCATCCTCCATCAGCATTTTCAGTACTGCTTCGTCACAGGCATGAGGCTGCGCAGCGCTATCATAGGGGCCATCTACAGGAAG tcgCTGGTCATCACCAACGAAGCGAAACGCTCCTCCACAGTGGGCGAGGTGGTCAATCTGATGTCCGTGGACGCGCAGCGCTTCATGGACCTCACCACCTTCCTCAACATGCTGTGGTCTGCGCCCCTGCAGATTATCCTTGCCCTCTACTTCCTCTGGCAG ACTCTGGGCCCCTCTGTTCTCGCTGGAGTGGCTGTTATGGTTCTGTTGATTCCCTTCAATGCTGTCATCGCCATGAAAACCAAAGCTTACCAG GTGGAGCAGATGCAGCACAAAGACATGCGCATCAAACTGATGAACGAGATCCTGAATGGGATAAAGGTGCTGAAGCTGTATGCCTGGGAGGTCTCGTTCAGGGAGAAGGTCCTCCAGGTCCGCCAGAAGGAGCTTGCCGTTCTGCGCAAGGCCGCCTACCTGGGGTCCCTCTCCATCATGGCCTGGACCAGCGCTCCCTTCCTG GTCGCCTTAACAACGTTTGCCGTGTACGTGAGTGTGGATGAAAACAACGTCTTGGACGCAGAGAAGGCCTTCGTTTCACTGTCTCTGTTCAACATCTTACGATTCCCCCTGAATATGCTTCCGCAGGTCATTACCAGCCTTGTTCAA GCTAACGTGTCACTCAAACGCATCCAGACCTTCCTGACTCACGATGAGCTGGATCCAGGCAACGTTGACCGGAAGCCTGTGGCCTCAG ATTTCGCTGTAACAGTTGTGAATGGGAAATTCTCGTGGGCCAAGAAAGATCGGCCTGCTCTTCACAA CATTAATGCCATGGTGCCCCAGGGCTCTCTGCTAGCCGTGGTCGGCCACGTGGGCTGTGGGAAGTCCTCGCTTGTGTCGGCTCTGCTGGGGGAGATGGAGAACCTGGAAGGGGAGATCTCTGTAAGA GGCTCTGTGGCTTATGTGCCACAGCAGGCATGGATCCAGAATGCCACGCTGAGAGACAACATCCTGTTTGGCAAGCCCTACGTGGAGCAGAAGTACCGTTGCGTGTTGAACGCCTGtgccctgacccctgacctggACGTGCTTCCTGGAGGTGACCAAACGGAGATAGGAGAGAAG GGTATTAACCTGTCTGGAGGGCAGAGGCAGAGGGTGAGTCTTGCCAGGGCTCTGTACAGCGAGGCCGACATCTACCTCTTGGACGACCCGCTGTCCGCGGTGGACGCCCACGTCGCCAAGCACATCTTCGACAATGTCATTGGGCCAGAGGGAGCCCTCCGTGGGAAG ACACGGATCTTGGTGACCCATGGCATCAGTTTCCTGCCCCAGGTGGATAACATCTTGGTTTTGGTGGAGGGCACGGTGTCTGAGATGGGCTCTTATCAGGACTTACTCAAGCAGAATGGGGCGTTTGCTGAGTTTCTGAGGAATTACTCTCTGGAGGACATCATTGAGGATGATGACGTGATGG AGGTGCTGCTGGATGAAGAAGAGTCTTTTCCCGATGATGCTCTCAGCAACCACACCGACATGGTGGACAACGAGCCCGCAGTCAATGAAGCTCGGAGACAATTTATGAG GCAGATTAGTGTCATGTCCAACGATGCGGAGAATCCCAAGGCCATGTCAGTCCGCAGGCGGCGCTGCAGCGAGAGGAGGCATGGGGAGCTGGtgcaggagaagaagaaggTCCAAGTGGAAAAGCTCATCCAGGCAGAGACTGCAGAGACTGGCCGG GTGAAGTTCTCAGTTTACTGGGACTATGCAAAAGCGGTTGGGCCTCTGCTgtccctgttcatctgcttcCTGTACGCTGGACAGAGCGCAGCTGCTATCGGTGCCAACATCTGGCTCAGCCAGTGGACCAATGATGCAGATGACAGCGCCAGGCAGGAGAACGTACAcatgagggtgggggtgtatgCTGCACTGGGCATTTCACAAG gtGCGCTGATACTTGCCAACTCTTTGTTGTGCCGGGCCTACAGCATGCTGAAGGCTGCCCACGCCACCCACCTCAACATGCTCCATGCCATTCTGAGGGCCCCGCAGGCCTTTTTCGAGGCCACGCCCTCAGGGCGGGTCTTGAACCGCTTCAGCAAAGATGTGGACACTATAGACTCTCTGATTCCAGACAATATTGATATCTGGATGCGCACGTTCTGGTACACAGTCAATGTGCTGCTCATATGCTCCGCCCTCACCCCCATGTTCCTCTTAGTCATAGTGCCATTAATGACGTTCTATTGGTGGGTCCAG AGATTTTATGTAGCCACTTCAAGGCAGCTAAAGAGACTGGAATCGGTCAGTAGGTCCCCCATATACTCTCATTTTTCGGAGACCATCACTGGCACTAGCGTGATCCGCGCCTATGGCCGTAATGGTGACTTTGTACTGATGAGTGATATGAAGGTGGATGAGAACCAAAAGAGTTACTACCCTGGTATTGTTTCCAACAG GTGGCTGGGGGTCCGGATTGAGTTTATTGGAAACTGCGTAGTGCTTTTTGCTGGTCTGTTTGCCGTGCTCGGGAAGGAGAAGTTGAGTCCAGGCCTGGTGGGCCTCTCCGTGTCGTATGCCCTGCAG GTCACCATGTCCTTGAACTGGATGGTGagaatgacctctgaccttgagAGCAACATAGTTGCTgtggagagagtgaaggagtacTCAGAGACTCCATCTGAG GCACCATGGGAAGTGGAGAACAAGAAGCCCCCTAACGAGTGGCCCCCTGAGGGCAACGTGGAGTTTGCAGACTACAGCGTGAGGTATCGTGAGGGACTGGAGCTGGTTCTGAGAAACATCTCCCTCAAggtgaaagggggagagaag ATCGGCATCGTGGGTAGGACTGGGGCAGGCAAGTCGTCTATGACCCTGTGTCTGTTCCGTCTGCTGGAGGCAGCAAGTGGAGAGATCATCATTGACGGGGTGAAGATCGCTGAGATTGGCCTGCATGACCTCAGATCCAAACTCACCATCATCCCCCAG GAACCAGTCCTGTTCTCGGGAACATTGAGGATGAACCTCGACCCCTTCGAGAAATACAGTGACGATGACATTTGGAACGTTCTGAAACTGTCTCACCTGCACAAGTTTGTCAGTAACCAGCCTGCTAAACTTGATTTGGAATGCTCAGAAGGGGGTGAAAATCTAAG TGTGGGACAGAGGCAGCTTGTCTGTCTAGCCAGAGCCCTGCTGAGGAAAAGCAGAATCCTCATTCTTGATGAAGCCACGGCAGCTATCGACCTGGAGACGGACGACCTCATACAGTCCACCATTCGCACGCAGTTTGAGGACTGCACGGTTTTCACCATAGCTCACAGACTCAACACCATCATGGACTACACAAG AGTTCTCGTGTTGGACAAGGGACAGATTGCAGAATTTGACACACCAACAAACTTAATCGCACAGAAAGGAATATTCTATGGTATGGTTAAGGATGCTGGGTTGGCGTGA
- the abcc3 gene encoding canalicular multispecific organic anion transporter 2 isoform X3, giving the protein MEQLCGPELPFWEPNLTLHAEIPDLPQCFQLTVLAWTPCVYLWLVSPLYLFYLKRNSKGYIMMSVLNRVKTIFGLILWLVCWTDLFASFHEMQQGHVRPPVYFVTPLILGMTMLLATFLIQFERLRGVQSSGVLFIFWVLSVLCAIVPFRSKIIYAGREEGVSDKLRFTTFYAYFSVTVAELILSCFNEKPPLFSNVATDPVNNPCPESTAGFLSKLTFWWFTSMAIKGYRSPLESKDLWSLNKQDTSELVVPNLLGEWEGEKVKAQSVEPEMKGQAMYSKPAVESNHVGTSPEEVEVLLAGGKGVRQPSFLRALLKAFGPYFLIGSAFKLLQDLITFINPQLLRMLIEFTKETGMPSWWGFSLAFMMFGCAVLQTLILHQHFQYCFVTGMRLRSAIIGAIYRKSLVITNEAKRSSTVGEVVNLMSVDAQRFMDLTTFLNMLWSAPLQIILALYFLWQTLGPSVLAGVAVMVLLIPFNAVIAMKTKAYQVEQMQHKDMRIKLMNEILNGIKVLKLYAWEVSFREKVLQVRQKELAVLRKAAYLGSLSIMAWTSAPFLVALTTFAVYVSVDENNVLDAEKAFVSLSLFNILRFPLNMLPQANVSLKRIQTFLTHDELDPGNVDRKPVASDFAVTVVNGKFSWAKKDRPALHNINAMVPQGSLLAVVGHVGCGKSSLVSALLGEMENLEGEISVRGSVAYVPQQAWIQNATLRDNILFGKPYVEQKYRCVLNACALTPDLDVLPGGDQTEIGEKGINLSGGQRQRVSLARALYSEADIYLLDDPLSAVDAHVAKHIFDNVIGPEGALRGKTRILVTHGISFLPQVDNILVLVEGTVSEMGSYQDLLKQNGAFAEFLRNYSLEDIIEDDDVMEVLLDEEESFPDDALSNHTDMVDNEPAVNEARRQFMRQISVMSNDAENPKAMSVRRRRCSERRHGELVQEKKKVQVEKLIQAETAETGRVKFSVYWDYAKAVGPLLSLFICFLYAGQSAAAIGANIWLSQWTNDADDSARQENVHMRVGVYAALGISQGALILANSLLCRAYSMLKAAHATHLNMLHAILRAPQAFFEATPSGRVLNRFSKDVDTIDSLIPDNIDIWMRTFWYTVNVLLICSALTPMFLLVIVPLMTFYWWVQRFYVATSRQLKRLESVSRSPIYSHFSETITGTSVIRAYGRNGDFVLMSDMKVDENQKSYYPGIVSNRWLGVRIEFIGNCVVLFAGLFAVLGKEKLSPGLVGLSVSYALQVTMSLNWMVRMTSDLESNIVAVERVKEYSETPSEAPWEVENKKPPNEWPPEGNVEFADYSVRYREGLELVLRNISLKVKGGEKIGIVGRTGAGKSSMTLCLFRLLEAASGEIIIDGVKIAEIGLHDLRSKLTIIPQEPVLFSGTLRMNLDPFEKYSDDDIWNVLKLSHLHKFVSNQPAKLDLECSEGGENLSVGQRQLVCLARALLRKSRILILDEATAAIDLETDDLIQSTIRTQFEDCTVFTIAHRLNTIMDYTRVLVLDKGQIAEFDTPTNLIAQKGIFYGMVKDAGLA; this is encoded by the exons CTGCTGGCCACCTTCCTTATCCAGTTTGAGAGGCTGAGAGGGGTGCAGTCCTCCGGAGTGCTTTTCATATTTTGggtgctctctgtgctgtgtgccaTAGTGCCTTTCCGCTCCAAGATCATCTACGCCGGACGGGAG GAGGGAGTCTCAGACAAGCTGCGCTTCACAACCTTCTACGCGTATTTTTCCGTCACAGTTGCAGAGCTCATCCTGTCCTGCTTCAATGAGAAACCCCCTCTCTTCTCCAATGTGGCCACAGATCCTGTGAAT AATCCTTGTCCAGAATCAACTGCTGGCTTCCTCTCAAAACTGACCTTTTGGTGGTTTACAAG CATGGCAATAAAAGGTTACAGGTCTCCGTTGGAGTCCAAAGACCTATGGTCCTTAAACAAACAGGATACCTCGGAGCTGGTGGTTCCGAATCTCCTCggggagtgggagggagagaaggttAAAGCACAGAG CGTGGAGCCAGAAATGAAAGGCCAGGCCATGTACTCCAAACCCGCGGTGGAGAGCAACCACGTGGGGACGAGTCccgaggaggtggaggtgctgcTGGCCGGGGGGAAGGGGGTGCGGCAGCCCTCGTTCCTGCGCGCCCTGCTGAAGGCCTTCGGCCCCTATTTCCTCATCGGCTCGGCCTTCAAGCTTCTGCAGGACCTCATCACCTTCATCAACCCACAGCTGCTGAG GATGCTGATCGAGTTCACCAAGGAGACGGGAATGCCGTCATGGTGGGGCTTCTCTCTGGCCTTCATGATGTTCGGCTGTGCCGTGCTCCAGACGCTCATCCTCCATCAGCATTTTCAGTACTGCTTCGTCACAGGCATGAGGCTGCGCAGCGCTATCATAGGGGCCATCTACAGGAAG tcgCTGGTCATCACCAACGAAGCGAAACGCTCCTCCACAGTGGGCGAGGTGGTCAATCTGATGTCCGTGGACGCGCAGCGCTTCATGGACCTCACCACCTTCCTCAACATGCTGTGGTCTGCGCCCCTGCAGATTATCCTTGCCCTCTACTTCCTCTGGCAG ACTCTGGGCCCCTCTGTTCTCGCTGGAGTGGCTGTTATGGTTCTGTTGATTCCCTTCAATGCTGTCATCGCCATGAAAACCAAAGCTTACCAG GTGGAGCAGATGCAGCACAAAGACATGCGCATCAAACTGATGAACGAGATCCTGAATGGGATAAAGGTGCTGAAGCTGTATGCCTGGGAGGTCTCGTTCAGGGAGAAGGTCCTCCAGGTCCGCCAGAAGGAGCTTGCCGTTCTGCGCAAGGCCGCCTACCTGGGGTCCCTCTCCATCATGGCCTGGACCAGCGCTCCCTTCCTG GTCGCCTTAACAACGTTTGCCGTGTACGTGAGTGTGGATGAAAACAACGTCTTGGACGCAGAGAAGGCCTTCGTTTCACTGTCTCTGTTCAACATCTTACGATTCCCCCTGAATATGCTTCCGCAG GCTAACGTGTCACTCAAACGCATCCAGACCTTCCTGACTCACGATGAGCTGGATCCAGGCAACGTTGACCGGAAGCCTGTGGCCTCAG ATTTCGCTGTAACAGTTGTGAATGGGAAATTCTCGTGGGCCAAGAAAGATCGGCCTGCTCTTCACAA CATTAATGCCATGGTGCCCCAGGGCTCTCTGCTAGCCGTGGTCGGCCACGTGGGCTGTGGGAAGTCCTCGCTTGTGTCGGCTCTGCTGGGGGAGATGGAGAACCTGGAAGGGGAGATCTCTGTAAGA GGCTCTGTGGCTTATGTGCCACAGCAGGCATGGATCCAGAATGCCACGCTGAGAGACAACATCCTGTTTGGCAAGCCCTACGTGGAGCAGAAGTACCGTTGCGTGTTGAACGCCTGtgccctgacccctgacctggACGTGCTTCCTGGAGGTGACCAAACGGAGATAGGAGAGAAG GGTATTAACCTGTCTGGAGGGCAGAGGCAGAGGGTGAGTCTTGCCAGGGCTCTGTACAGCGAGGCCGACATCTACCTCTTGGACGACCCGCTGTCCGCGGTGGACGCCCACGTCGCCAAGCACATCTTCGACAATGTCATTGGGCCAGAGGGAGCCCTCCGTGGGAAG ACACGGATCTTGGTGACCCATGGCATCAGTTTCCTGCCCCAGGTGGATAACATCTTGGTTTTGGTGGAGGGCACGGTGTCTGAGATGGGCTCTTATCAGGACTTACTCAAGCAGAATGGGGCGTTTGCTGAGTTTCTGAGGAATTACTCTCTGGAGGACATCATTGAGGATGATGACGTGATGG AGGTGCTGCTGGATGAAGAAGAGTCTTTTCCCGATGATGCTCTCAGCAACCACACCGACATGGTGGACAACGAGCCCGCAGTCAATGAAGCTCGGAGACAATTTATGAG GCAGATTAGTGTCATGTCCAACGATGCGGAGAATCCCAAGGCCATGTCAGTCCGCAGGCGGCGCTGCAGCGAGAGGAGGCATGGGGAGCTGGtgcaggagaagaagaaggTCCAAGTGGAAAAGCTCATCCAGGCAGAGACTGCAGAGACTGGCCGG GTGAAGTTCTCAGTTTACTGGGACTATGCAAAAGCGGTTGGGCCTCTGCTgtccctgttcatctgcttcCTGTACGCTGGACAGAGCGCAGCTGCTATCGGTGCCAACATCTGGCTCAGCCAGTGGACCAATGATGCAGATGACAGCGCCAGGCAGGAGAACGTACAcatgagggtgggggtgtatgCTGCACTGGGCATTTCACAAG gtGCGCTGATACTTGCCAACTCTTTGTTGTGCCGGGCCTACAGCATGCTGAAGGCTGCCCACGCCACCCACCTCAACATGCTCCATGCCATTCTGAGGGCCCCGCAGGCCTTTTTCGAGGCCACGCCCTCAGGGCGGGTCTTGAACCGCTTCAGCAAAGATGTGGACACTATAGACTCTCTGATTCCAGACAATATTGATATCTGGATGCGCACGTTCTGGTACACAGTCAATGTGCTGCTCATATGCTCCGCCCTCACCCCCATGTTCCTCTTAGTCATAGTGCCATTAATGACGTTCTATTGGTGGGTCCAG AGATTTTATGTAGCCACTTCAAGGCAGCTAAAGAGACTGGAATCGGTCAGTAGGTCCCCCATATACTCTCATTTTTCGGAGACCATCACTGGCACTAGCGTGATCCGCGCCTATGGCCGTAATGGTGACTTTGTACTGATGAGTGATATGAAGGTGGATGAGAACCAAAAGAGTTACTACCCTGGTATTGTTTCCAACAG GTGGCTGGGGGTCCGGATTGAGTTTATTGGAAACTGCGTAGTGCTTTTTGCTGGTCTGTTTGCCGTGCTCGGGAAGGAGAAGTTGAGTCCAGGCCTGGTGGGCCTCTCCGTGTCGTATGCCCTGCAG GTCACCATGTCCTTGAACTGGATGGTGagaatgacctctgaccttgagAGCAACATAGTTGCTgtggagagagtgaaggagtacTCAGAGACTCCATCTGAG GCACCATGGGAAGTGGAGAACAAGAAGCCCCCTAACGAGTGGCCCCCTGAGGGCAACGTGGAGTTTGCAGACTACAGCGTGAGGTATCGTGAGGGACTGGAGCTGGTTCTGAGAAACATCTCCCTCAAggtgaaagggggagagaag ATCGGCATCGTGGGTAGGACTGGGGCAGGCAAGTCGTCTATGACCCTGTGTCTGTTCCGTCTGCTGGAGGCAGCAAGTGGAGAGATCATCATTGACGGGGTGAAGATCGCTGAGATTGGCCTGCATGACCTCAGATCCAAACTCACCATCATCCCCCAG GAACCAGTCCTGTTCTCGGGAACATTGAGGATGAACCTCGACCCCTTCGAGAAATACAGTGACGATGACATTTGGAACGTTCTGAAACTGTCTCACCTGCACAAGTTTGTCAGTAACCAGCCTGCTAAACTTGATTTGGAATGCTCAGAAGGGGGTGAAAATCTAAG TGTGGGACAGAGGCAGCTTGTCTGTCTAGCCAGAGCCCTGCTGAGGAAAAGCAGAATCCTCATTCTTGATGAAGCCACGGCAGCTATCGACCTGGAGACGGACGACCTCATACAGTCCACCATTCGCACGCAGTTTGAGGACTGCACGGTTTTCACCATAGCTCACAGACTCAACACCATCATGGACTACACAAG AGTTCTCGTGTTGGACAAGGGACAGATTGCAGAATTTGACACACCAACAAACTTAATCGCACAGAAAGGAATATTCTATGGTATGGTTAAGGATGCTGGGTTGGCGTGA